AAACGCGGTCCGGTCAGCCGGTCGCCGGGGGCGCGCGCAGCGGGCTGGTCCTGCTGCTGCTGTGCGCCGCGCAGTTCATGATCGTCCTCGACTTCTCCATCACCAACGTCGCCCTGCCGACGATCCAGACCGATCTCGGCTTCTCCGTCAACGACCTGCAGTGGGTGGTCAGCGCCTACGCCCTGACCTTCGGCGGGTGCCTGCTGCTCGGCGGCCGGGTCGCCGACCTGCACGGCCAGCGGCGGTTGTTCATCACCGGGTTGCTGGTGTTCGGCATCGCCTCGCTGTTCGCCGGTTTCGCCCAGGACGCCGTGCAGCTGGTCGTGTTGCGCGGTGTCCAGGGTCTTGCGGCGGCGTTCGTGGCGCCGGCGGCCCTGGCGCTGCTGACCACCTCGTTCCCCGAGGGCCCGGCGCGCAACCGGGCGCTGGGCGTGTGGGGCGCGGTGCTGTCGCTGGGGTTCGTCTGCGGCGTCATCGCCGGCGGCGTGCTGACCGACCTGCTGAACTGGCGCTGGGTGTTCTTCATCAACGTGCCCATCGGCGTGCTCACCGGTGTGGCCGCGGTGCTGTTCATCGCCGAGACGCCCAAGCCCGCCAACCGCACCAAGCTCGACATGCCCGGCGCGGTCACCGTCACGGTGGCGCTGATCAGCCTCGTCTACGGGCTGTCGGTGGCGCACACCCACGGCTGGCTCGGCGCGACCACGCTGACCGCGTTCGCGTTGACCGCCGTGCTGCTGGTGGCGTTCGTCCTCATCGAGAACCGGGCCCCGCACCCGCTGGTGCCGATGAGCATCTTCCGGCTGCGGGCGCTGGTCGTGGCCAACGTGACGAACCTGGCGCTGATCGGCGCGTTCGTCGGCTCGACCTACATCGTCACGCTGTACCTCCAGGTCATCGAGCGGTACACGCCGCTGCGCACCGGGCTCACGTTCTCCGTGCTGGGCCTGACCGCCATGCTCGCGGGCGTCACCGCCGGGAGGATCTCGGCGAAGCTGGGCTCGAAGGCGACGATGGTGCTGGGCGTCGCCGCGCAGGCGGTGGGGTCGCTGGTGATGGCCGCGCTGCCCTCCGGCGCGGCGGGGCTGACCGCGGTGCTCGTCGGCACGGCCCTGGTCGGGTTCGGCAACATCACCGCCGTCGTGATGATCATCATCTCGGCGACGGCGGGCGTGCCGGACGACCGGCAGGGCCTGGCGGGCGGTCTGTTCAACACCTCCCAGCAGCTCGGCTCCGCGCTCGGCGTCGCGCTGTTCGCCGCCCTCGCGGTCGGCCGGACCGCCGGTGAGCTGCCCGCGGGCGCGTCCGTGGCCGAGGCGCCCGCTGCGGCGTTGCTGTCGGGCTACCGGTTCTCGCTGCTGCTGTGCGGTCTGCTGGCCGTCGCGGCGGGCATCTTCGCCGCCCTCGCCGACCGCCGCCGGGTGAACTGATCCGAACACGCGAAAAGGCTCGTAGGACCCGACCGTCCTACGAGCCTTTTCGCGTGGTCAGGCGCGGGAGAGCCAGACCGCGGAACGCGGGGGCAGCACCAACTCCGCCACCGCGCGCACGTCGGCGTCGCGCGCGGTGCGGCGGGAGGCGCCGGGCGTCGCGGCGGCGTCCGGCACGGCCACCACCGCTTCGAGGGCGCCGGAACCGCCGAACTCGACGGCCTCGGTGTGCAGCACCACCTCCCACACCCCGGCCGACGGCAGCGGCAGCCGGAAGCCGGGCCGCGACCGGTCGCCGAAGTTCGCCACGCAGACCACGTCGGCGGCGCCGGGCGCACGGCGGGTGAAGGCCACCACGCCGCGCTCCGGGTCGTCGTCCACCAGCCACTCGAAGCCGTCCGGCCGGTCGTCCGCCCGGTGCAGCGCGGGGAACTCCGCCTGCACCCGGTTCAGCGCGGCCACCAGGCGGGCCAGGCCCGCGTGCACCGGGTCGGCCAGCAGGTCCCACGCCAGCTCGCGGTGGTCGGCCCACTCGTGCGGCTGGCCGAGCTCACCGCCCATGAACAGCACCTGGCCGCCGGGGTGCGCCCACATGTGCGCGAGCAGCACCCGCAGCCCCGCCGCGCCACCGGTCTTGGCGATCAGCGAGCCCTTGCCGTGCACGACCTCGTCGTGCGACAGGGGCAGCAGGTAGCGCTCGCTCCACGCGTAGTCCAGCGGCAGCTTGAGCCGGTCGTAGTCGCCGTCGCGGAAGTAGCGCAGGGTGTCGTGCATCCAGCCCAGGTTCCACTTGCGGTCGAAGCCGAGGCCGGACGACGACGTGACGCCCGGCCAGGTGGTCGACTCCTCGGCGATCAGCAGCGCGTCCGGGTGCAGCCCGGCCACGGTGGCGGTCAGCTCGCGCAGGAACGCCACCGCCTCCAGGTTCTCGTTGCCGCCGCGCTCGTTGGGCTCCCACTCCCCCGGTCCGCGCGAGTAGTCGCGGTAGAGCATCGACGCCACCGCGTCGACCCGCAGGCCGTCGACGTGGAACTCCTCGATCCAGTACAGGGCGTTGGCCACCAGGAAGTTGCGCACCTCCGGGCGCCCGTGGTCGAACACGTAGGTGCCCCAGTCCGGGTGCTCGCCCCGGCGCGGGTCGGGGTGCTCGTACACCGGGACGCCGGTCAGCCGCCCCAGCGCCCAGTCGTCCTTCGGGAAGTGCGCGGGCACCCAGTCCAGGATCACGCCGATGCCCCGGCGGTGCAGCACGTCCACCAGGTGCCGCAGGTCGTCCGGGCTGCCGTACCGGGCGGTCGGCGCGTAGTACGACGTCACCTGGTAGCCCCAGGAGCCGCCGTACGGGTGCTCGGCCACCGGCATCAGCTCCACGTGCGTGAAGCCCAGGTCCACGACGTGGTCGGCCAGCTGCTCGGCCGCCTCCCGGTAGCCCAGGCCCGCCCGCCACGAGCCGAGGTGCACCTCGTAGACGCTGATCCGGTCCGGCCGGTGCCGCCACGAGCCGTCGGCCCACACGTGCTCCGATCGCGCCACCACCGACTCGACCACCGGCGGCGGCGTGGTGCGGAACGCCATCGGGTCGGACTTGCCGCGCCACACGCCGTCCGCGCACAGGATGTGGAACCGGTAGCGGTGCCCGGCCCGCGCCAGCGGCGCCACCGTCCGCCACACCGGGACCAGCGGGTCGCACACCAGGTCGACCTCGGGGCCCCAGTCGCCGCTGACCCGCACCGCCCGCGCCCCGGGCGCCCAGAGGGTGAAGCGCACGCCGTCGTCCACGACGTGCGCCCCCAGCACCTCCCACAGCCGCTCGTGCCTGCCCTCGGCGATCAGGTGGCGGTCCAGGTCGGTCAGCACGGGCGCGGCGACGGCCGTCACGACGCGCCGCCGATCAGCTCGCGCACGGCCCGCAGCGGCACCGGCAGCCAACCCGGCCGGTTCGCCGCCTCGTACCGCACCTCGTACAGCGCCTTGTCCAGCTGGTAGGCGCGCAGCAGCGCGGACGCGGCCCGCAGGTCGACCCCGGACTCGCTGGCGTACCCGGCGAGGAACGCCCGCTGCGTGTCGCGCACCCAGTGCCGGCTGCGCCGCTCGTCCTCCACCGACCAGTACGTGGCGGTCAGCCGGTGGTGCCCGGCCACGTAGTCCAGCGACCGCAGCATCCCGGCCACGTCGCGCAGCGGCGAGTCCGGCCGGGCCCGCTCGGCGGGCGGCGCGGACGGCTCGCCCTCGAAGTCCAGCAGCACCCACCGGCCGTTGCCGCGCAGCACCTGCCCGAGGTGCAGGTCGCCGTGGACGCGCTGCACCTCGCCCGGCGAAGCGGCCCGGACCCGGTCGCCCAGCGCCACCCGCAGCGCCGCCGCGTAGGGCCGCAGCGTCGGCGCGACCTCCAGCGCCTCGGCCAGCCGGGTCAGGAACCGGTCGGCGACCGCCCCGTGGTCGGCGGGCGCGGAGCCGAGCGCGCGCCCCAGGTCGGCGTGCACGGCCGCGACGGCGACCCCGAGCCGACCCAGCTCGCCGACCAGGTCCAGCTCGCGGGTCGTGCCGGTCAGGGTGTGGCCCAGGTCGACCCGGGCGGCCTCCCAGCCGTCGACCCCGTTGTCCACGAAGGACTCGACCAGGCCGAGGGTGTCCGTGCCGTCGAGGGTGATCGAACCCAGCAACCGCGGCACGTACAGGCTGTCGCGCAGCACCCGGTGCAGCGTGAGGTCGGGGTTCTCCCCCGTCCACACCCGCCGGAACAGCTTGAGCACGCTGTGGTCGCCGACCACCAGCGAGGTGTTGGACTGCTCCACGCCCATCGGGCGCACGTCGCCGGGGTCCTCGGGCAGGTCGACGCCGGGCTCCGGCCGGAACTCGACGGCGCCCGCCGTCCCGGACCGCGCCACCAGCTCGTACAGCCGGGTGACCAGCTCGGGGTCGGCCAGCGCGTCGTAGTGCACCTCGTCGCCCGCGGTCCCGATCACGGCGTCCGCCAGGCCCGCGGGCAGGTCCGCGCGGATGCCGACGGGCACGTGGAAGCGGCCGTGGGCGGTGTCGACGACGGCGATCACGCCCCGCACCTGGCCGCTGTCGCCCGGCCCGTCGGCGAACACCTCGACCCGCTCGACGGTCACCTCGCCCGCGTCCTCGGCGGGGAACCACCGCTGCCGCGGCAGCCACCCGGCCAGGCCGGAGAACCCGGTGATGGCAGTGGTCATCGCGAAGGCACCTCCATCTGGATGGCGAACCAGTAGAAACCGTGACCGGGCAGCGTGATCTGGTACGGCGCCACGCCGATGACCGGGAACTCCACCCCGCCGGTCAGCTCGGTCAGCTCGTGCCCCTGGAACTCGCGCAGGTCCAGCTCGACCGCCTGCGGGTGCCGGGACAGGTTGTTCACGCACAGCACGATGTCCTGGCGGCCGTCCTCGGAGACGTGCTCGCGCAGGTAGGTCATCACGGCGGCGTTGCCGGACGGCAGCTCGCGGTACCCGCCGAGGCCGAACGCGCCGTGCCGGCGGCGGACGTCGATCATCCGCTTGGTCCAGCGCAGCAGCGAGCCGGGGGTGTCGATCTGCGCTTCCACGTTGAGGCTCTGGTAGCCGTAGACCGGGTCGGAGATCACCGGCAGGTACAGCCGGCCCGGGTCGCCGGAGCTGAACCCGCCGTTGCGGTCGGGCGTCCACTGCATCGGGGTGCGCACGCCGTCGCGGTCGCCGAGCCAGATGTTGTCGCCCATGCCGATCTCGTCGCCGTAGTACAGCACCGGCGAGCCGGGCAGCGACAGCAGCATCGCGGTGAACAGCTCCTGCTGGTTGCGGTCGTTGTCCAGCAGGGGCGCCAGGCGCCGCCGGATGCCGATGTTGGCCTTCATCCGGGGGTCCTTGGCGTACTCGGAGTACATGTAGTCACGTTCCTCGTCCGTGACCATCTCCAGCGTCAGCTCGTCGTGGTTGCGCAGGAAGATGCCCCACTGCGCGCCGGACGGGATCTCCGGCGTGGACGCCAGCACCTCCGAGATCGGCACCCGCGACTCCTGCCGCACGGCCATGAAGATGCGCGGCATCAGCGGGAAGTGGAACGCCATGTGGCACTCGTCGCCGCCGACGCCCGGGTCGCCGAAGTAGTGCACCACGTCCGAGGGCCACTGGTTGGCCTCGGCGAGCAGCACCCGGCCCGGGTACTCGTCGTCCACGACCTTGCGGCACAGCCGCAGGAAGTCGTGCGTCTCCGGCAGGTTCTCGCCGTTGGTGCCCTCGCGCTCGAACAGGTACGGCACCGCGTCCAGCCGGAACCCGTCGATGCCCAGGTCCAGCCAGAACCGCAGGACGTCGAGCATCGCCTCCTGCACGGCCGGGTTGTCGAAGTTCAGGTCGGGCTGGTGGGAGAAGAACCGGTGCCAGTAGAACTGGCCGCGCACCGGGTCGTAGGTCCAGTTCGAGGACTCGGTGTCCACGAAGATGATCCGGGCGTCGGCGTACTTCGAGTCGTCGTCGCTCCACACGTAGAAGTCGCCGTACGGCCCGTCGGGGTCGGTCCGCGACTGCTGGAACCAGTGGTGCGAGTCCGAGGTGTGGTTGAGCACCAGGTCGGTGATGACCCGGATGCCGCGCTTGTGCGCCTCGTCCAGCAGGTGCACGAAGTCCTCGATGGTGCCGAACTCGGCGAGCAGCGCCCGGAAGTCGCGGATGTCGTACCCGCCGTCGCGCAGCGGCGAGTCGTAGAACGGCGGCAGCCACAGGCAGTCCACGCCGAGCCACTGCAGGTAGTCCAGGTGCTCGGCCAGGCCGCGCAGGTCGCCCGAGCCGTCGCCGTTGCTGTCGCTGAACGCGCGGACCAGCACCTCGTAGAAGATCGCGGACTTGTACCACTCCGGCTCGACGCCGATGGGCGTGGCGACGAGGGGCGACTCGCCGCTGGGCAGCAGGCGGCGCGGCATCAGCCCTTCACCGCCACGACGTGCGCCACGGCACGGGTCGGGTCGAGGCGCACGTAGTTGCGCGCGCCCCAGTCCCAGGTCTGGCCGGTCACCTCGTCGTGCGCGGTGAAGTCGTCCGGGACGCCGAGTGCGGCGAGGTCGGGGGTCAACGTGCCCTCCTGGGGGTGGTCGGGGTCGAGGGTCACCACGGCCAGCACGGTGTCGCCGGTCGCGGGGTCGCGCTTGGAGAAGGCCAGCAGCGCGGGGTTGTCGACGTGGTGGAACGCCAGGCCGTCCAGCGACCACAGCGCCGGGTGCGCCCGGCGGACGCGGTTGAGCAGCGCCAGCCACGGCTCCAGGGACTCGCCCCTGGCCCGTGCGCCGGCGTAGTCGCGCGGGCGCAGCTCGTACTTCTCGGAGTGCCGGTACTCCTCGCTGCCCGGCGCGACGGCCTCGTGCTCGAACAGCTCGAACCCGGAGTAGACGCCCCAGGTCGGCGACAGCAGCGCGGCCAGGGCGGCGCGGATGGCGAACGTCGCCGGTCCGCCCTCCTGGAGGTGCCGGGGCAGGATGTCCGGCGTGTTCACGAACAGGTTCGGCCTGGCCTCGTGCGCGTGCGCGGCCAGCTCGCGGCCGAAGTCCTCCAGCTCCGCCTTGTCGGTGCGCCAGGTGAAGTAGGTGTAGGACTGGGTGAAGCCGAGCCGGGCCAGGCCGTACAGCCGCGCGGGCCGGGTGAACGCCTCGGCCAGGAACAGCACGTCCGGCCGGTCCCGGTGCACCTCCGCGATCAGCCGCGCCCAGAAGTCCGGCGGCTTGGTGTGCGGGTTGTCGACCCGGAAGACGCGCACCCCGTGGTCGATCCACAGCTCGACCACCCGCAGCACCTCGGCGTACAGGCCCTCGGGGTCGTCGTCGAAGTTGAGCGGGTAGATGTCCTGGTACTTCTTGGGCGGGTTCTCGGCGAACGCCACGCTGCCGTCGGGCAGCCGGGTGAACCAGTCCGGGTGCCGCGCCACCCACGGGTGGTCGGGCGCGCACTGCAGCGCCAGGTCCAGCGCCACCTCGACGCCGAGGCTCGCCGCCCTGGCCACGAACGCGTCGAAGTCGGCGAACGTGCCCAGGTCCGGGTGGATGGCGTCGTGCCCGCCGTGGGCGGAGCCGATCGCCCAGGGCGAGCCGACGTCGCCGTCCAGCGCGACCAGGCTGTTGTCCTTGCCCTTGCGGTTGACCTCGCCGATCGGGTGGATCGGCGGCAGGTACACCACGTCGAAGCCCATCGCGGCGATCCGGTCCAGCTCCCGCGCCGCGGTGCGGAACGTGCCGTGCACCGGTCGGCCGCGGTCGTCGACGCCGCCCGTGGAGCGCGGGAAGAACTCGTACCAGGAGCCGAACGCGGCCTTCGGCCGGTCCACCCACAGCCGGTGCGGCACGCCCTCGGTGACCAGGTCGCGCACCGGGTGCTCGTGCACCTCGGCCAGCACGGCCTCGTCCAGGGCCGCGGCGAGCCGGTCGGTCAGCGGCAGCGCGCCCGAGCGCAGCCGGACCGCGGCGTCGCGCAGCAGCACGCCGTTCGCGCCCTCGGCGAGCGCCGCCCGTTCCAGCAGCCGGGCGCCGATCTCCAGGTCGTTGGCCAGTTCGGTCGCGCCTTGCCCGGCGCCGGTCTTGGCGCGGATCGCGTGCAGCCACGTCGACCACGGGTCGGACCAGGCGTCCACCCGGAACTCCCACTCGCCGACCGCGTCCGGCACGATCACCGCGGCCCAGCGGTCCGCGCCCGGTTCCTCCAGGCGCATCCGGGTGCTCAGCCGGGCGCCGTCGGGTCCGCTCCACTCCACCGTCGCGGCCACCGCGTCGTGCCCCTCGCGCCACACCGCGGCGCGTACGGTCACGTGCCGGCCGACCACGGCCTTGGCCGGCCTCGTCCCCGACGACACCGCCGGGGAGACGTCGTCGACGACGAGCCTGCCCACCGTCGCGTCTTCCTTCATCAGGTCCACCTCTCGGACTGGGAGACGTGGGCGCTCCCTCGGGAATCGCCCACCCAATCGAGAATGAACCCGGGCAAACTCCTTGACCATCAATCCGGAACCACTGGGAAAATTTCACGTAGTAGCCCGGAAAAGCACGGAACCCGGCAGTCGACAATGTCGACGCCGGGTTCCGGGCGGTATTTCCTACAGTTCGTCGCGGTAGCCCTGGCTCACCTCGACCACGACGCCGTCGGGGTCGGTCAGCCAGGCGCTGCGCCAACCCGGGATGAAGCTGTCGAAGTCGACCGGACCCAGGTTGACCTGCGCGTCGTCGCCCATCTGCCGGAGCAGGGCGTCGACGTCGTCCACCTGGAAGGCCAGGTGCCGGACCGCGCCGACGTTGTCCGGGCCGTCGCGCTCCACCAGCGTGGGCGCGCCGGCCGCGTCCACCGCGGCGCCGCCGAACAGCTCCAAGTACACGTCGCCCGATTTCAGGAAGACGATCGACGTCTCCCCCAGGTCGAAGAACCGGGCGCGCTTGAAGCCGAACCAGCGCGTGTAGAAATCCTCGGTCGCTGCCAGGTCGCGGCAGTTGAGCGCGACGTGGGACCACTTCATGGGATCGCCTTTCGGTGAGGTCGGTCGGCGACCCGTCCGCCGCGTCAGTCCGCGGGCAGCCCGACCAGCTCGCTGCTGAGCCGCCACAGCCGCTGCCGCGCGGACGGGTCGTAGCACTGCTCGTGCGCGCGGGCCTCGCGGACGCCGTCGTAGTAGCGCCCGGTGATCCCGGCGAGGTCGTCGGAGAGCGCGAGGCGCAACGTCGCCTCGGAGCCCTCCGCCACGGTGCTCATGGTGTAGCCGAAGGTCTCGTGGACCATCTTGGTGCCCATCAACGACGCCGGGTGCAGGCTGTTCACCGTGGCCTGCGCCGGGTCGAGCCGCTGGGCCAGCTCGAAGCAGGTCGCGATCTGCGCCAGTTTGCTCTGCCGATAGGCGCGCAGCGGCTCGTAACCCCGGTGCAGCATCACGTCGTCGAAGTCGATCGGGCTCTGCCCGGCCGACGCGACGGTGACGATCCGGGCGGCGGGTGACAGCAGCGGGAGCAGCAGCCTGGTGAGCAGGAACGGGGCGAGGTGGTTCACGGCGAACCTGAGTTCGTGTCCCGCCTGGTTCTCCAGGCGCCGGTCGTCGCGGCGGCCCGCGCCCATGCCGGCGTTGTTGATCAGCACGTCCACCCGCGCGCCGTCGTCGGCCAGGCGCGCGGCCAGGTCGCGGACCTGGTCGAGGTCGGCGAAGTCCGCCAGGTAGGTCCGCGCGTTCCCGCCCACGTCCCGCGCCGCGTTGGCGAGGCGTTGCTCGTCACGACCGTGGATGATCAGGTCGGCCCCGGTGGCGGCGAGCCTGCGCGCCAGGTCCAGGCCGAGCCCGTCCGTGGCGCCGGTGACCAGGAAAGTGCGGTCCTTCAACGGTGTTCTCCTCGGGTGTTCGACTCTCGACCGGGCGCCGTGACGCCGGTCAGGCCAGTTCGGTGACGGCCCGCACGCTCTGCGAGACGGGGTCGCCCTCCAGGCAGTGGGCGAATTCCTCCCACACCGGGATGATCTTGGCGAGGTGGTCGTCCAGGTTCTCCTGGCTCTCCCAGCGCTCGAAGAGGGTGAACTTGTTCCCGTCCTCCTCGTGGCGCAGCCAGACGAAGTCCACGCAGCCCTCGTCCACCAGGGACAGGCGCTGGATCTCGGCCAGCACCTCGACGGCCTCGGCCTGGTGCTCGGGCTTGACGGTGATGTGCAGCAGGAACGTGGGCACGGTGATCCCCTTCACGGACGTGGTCACGGCAGCGGCACCCCGAGCTGGCGGAGCAGGCCGGCGGTGTCGGCCTGGACCCAGCGCTCGGCGATCTTGCCGTGCTCGAAGCGGAAGACCTCGATGCTGGTCCACGCGATCGGCTCGCCGGTGGCGCGCTGACCGAGGAAGTCCTTGACGAACCGGCCGGTGAAGGTGATGTGGATGACGACCTTGTCATCGCCCGCCGGGTAGATCAGGTCGTGGTGCGAGGTGAACGCCATCGCCTCGTGCGCCTCGGCCAGCAGCACCTTCAGCTCGGCGACGTCGCGGACGCTCCACGCCGGGTTGTTGTCGGTGAAGCCGGGCGCGAACAGCTCGTCCATGTCGTCGTAGCGGCGCTCGTTGACGACGTCGTTGAGCGTGCGGATCGCGAGGACGTTCTGCTCCTCGACGCGCAGCGGATCTGTTGTGGTCACTGGGTTTTCCTCCGGTGCCGTGTGGACTGTGCACGACCAGACTGCCGACCGGGGGCAGGTCGGACAATCAGCCCGGGTCCACTGTGGCAACTGCGCTGAGACGTGCCGGGAGCGCTCGACCGGTGAACGGCGCGTCGCCATTCCCCTTCGGCGCGTGCGTGCGCACGCAGTCGGTCGACGAGGATTTCCCGCGCGAATGCGTGACCGCGCCGCGCAATGCCGTGAGCGCGTACCTGTCGGTGATGGCGGACGGTTTTTCTCGCGCCGGGGGAACACGTGTTCGGCGCACCCGACGCCATGCCCGAAAGCCGGCCGACCGGCACGCCCGGCGAGATCCGCCGCTGGGCGGGCGCTGCGGGATCACGTAGGGGCAGGATCACAATTCCTGCGCCCAAGCGGATTCGACTGGTCGCACCGGCGGGACGGGAGGGGTGGGCGATCGGGTCGGGCGGCGCCGGGTGTTCGCTCACCCACGACGACTCGCCGCCCAGGTCTTCGGCCGGCCGGGCGGTCCTGGTCGGCTCGACCGGACCGGCGTCGGGCGCCGCGTTCACCGCGCGCGGGGTCACCACCGGCGGCCCGTCGACGGCGCGCGACAGCATCAAGGCGATCTCCTGTGGTGGGAAGGATGCGCTGTCACGCCCTGTGGACCCGCCGCGCCGAATACGATGACCGCGATTTCCCCGGCTCGGCCCGACCGCGCGGAGAACACCTGATGACAGACCACCGCAAACGTGAGCTGGGCGCGTTCCTGCGCGCCCGGCGGGAACGGCTCAAGCCGCAGGACGTCGGACTGGACACCGGCGGCAGGCGGCGCACACCCGGGCTGCGCCGGGAGGAGGTCGCGCAGCTGTCCGGCGTCGGCCTGACCTGGTACACGTGGTTGGAGCAGGGCCGCGACATCCCGTCGTCCCGGCAGGTGATCGAGGCCCTGGCCACGACCCTGCGGCTGGACGACGACGATCGCGACCACATCTTCGAGCTGGCCGGGTTGCGCGCGGCCGAACCGCGCTCCCCCGACGGCGAGCTGCCCTCGCTCGTGCAGCGGGTGCTGGACAACCTGATGCCGAACCCGGCGTACGTGTTCGACCAGCGGCTGGACATCCTGGCGTGGAACGCGGCGCAGGCGATGCTGTGGCTGGACCCGGCGAAGGTCGAGCCGGCCGAGCGCAACCTGCTGTGGCTGATCTTCACCGACCCGATGGTCCGATCGCTGCTGGTGGACTGGGAGTCCGCGGCCGGCAGCGTGCTCGGCCAGTTCCGGGCCGCCGCCGGTCGCAACAGCTCCGACCACCGGTACGTCGAGATCGCCGACCGGCTGCGCCGGGTGAGCCCCGAGTTCGGCAAGCGCTGGGACTCCTACCCGGTCGCCGAGTTCGACGTCGAGGTCAACCGGCTCGACCACCCGAAGGTCGGCCGGATCGACCTCGACCTGCTGCACCTGCGGCTGGTCGAGCACCCGACGCTGACCGTCGTGCTCCAGACGCCGGTCGGACCGGTCGACTCGGCCCGCATCGCGACCCTCCTCGACCGGTACGAGTGACCGCCCGCGGGTGCGGGCGGTCACGTGCACTCGCGACGGCGTCCCGGCCGGTCGGGCACCGGGTGGTGGGCGCCAAGGGGGAAGGGACGCCCACCACCCGTCCGGGCCGACTCGGGGGATGATCGGCACGACCAGGACACCGTCGCGGTGCGGTCAGGCGGCGGCGCGCTTGCGGGTCAGCGTCACGCCGATCACGGACGCGACCACCGAGACCACCACCGCCACGATCAGCGCGTAGCGGAAGCCCGCCACCAGTGAGGCCGGGTCGGCCTGCTCCAGCGGCGTGCCCTCGCTGAGCAGCCCGCCGGTGACGCCGACCGCGATCGCCGCGAACGCCGCCGCGCCGAGCGCCGCGCCGAGCTGCTGCGAGGTGTTCAGCAGGCCGCCCGCCAGGCCCTGCTGGTGGTCCGGCACGCCGGACGTGGCGGAGATGCTGACGATGACGACCGCGGAGACGTGGCCGAAGCCGATGACCGCCATGCCGACGAGGATCCACCAGATCGCGCCGGTCGCGGGCAGGACCGCCAGCGCCACGGTGCCCACCGCCTGCATCAGCAGGCCGCCGACGAGGGTGGCGGTGCTGCCGAGCTTGCCCGACACCTTGCCCGCCGCCATGCCGGCCACCACCGCGGTCGCGCCGAGCACGGCGAACGTCAGACCGGTCTGCAGCGGCGTGAAGCCCTCGATGCCCTGCAGGTACAGGGTGAGGATGTAGGCGATGCCCACGAACGAGCCGATCAGCAGCACGTTGATCAGGTTCGCGGTCAGCAGCACGCGCTGCGCGACGACCTTGAGCGGGATCAGCGGGTGCGGGCTGCGCTGCTCGATCACCAGGAACGCGGCGAACAGCACGATCGACACCACGAGCGAGACCAGCCAGCCGAGGCCGCCCTGGGTGATCGTGGACAGCGCGTACACCATGCTGATCACCGAACCGGTGATGGTGACCGCGCCCGGCACGTCGAGCTTGCGGTTGCTCTCCTGGCCGCGGCTCTCGCGGATCAGCTTCGGCGCCAGCAGCGCCGCGCCGAGGCCGATGGGCACGTTGACGAAGAACACCCAGCGCCAGTTCAGCACGTCGGTGAGGATGCCGCCCAGCACCACGCCCGACACGAAGCCGAACGACAGCACCGCGCCGTAGACGCCCAGCGCGCGGTTGCGCTCAGGGCCTTCGGGGAACGAGGTGGTCAGCAGCGACAGCGCGGCCGGCGCCACGACGGCCGCGGCCAGGCCCTGCGCGCCGCGCAGCAGCACGAGCTGGACGTCGTCCTGCGCGATGCCCGCCACCAGGGAGACCA
This genomic window from Saccharothrix sp. HUAS TT1 contains:
- a CDS encoding alpha-1,4-glucan--maltose-1-phosphate maltosyltransferase, producing MKEDATVGRLVVDDVSPAVSSGTRPAKAVVGRHVTVRAAVWREGHDAVAATVEWSGPDGARLSTRMRLEEPGADRWAAVIVPDAVGEWEFRVDAWSDPWSTWLHAIRAKTGAGQGATELANDLEIGARLLERAALAEGANGVLLRDAAVRLRSGALPLTDRLAAALDEAVLAEVHEHPVRDLVTEGVPHRLWVDRPKAAFGSWYEFFPRSTGGVDDRGRPVHGTFRTAARELDRIAAMGFDVVYLPPIHPIGEVNRKGKDNSLVALDGDVGSPWAIGSAHGGHDAIHPDLGTFADFDAFVARAASLGVEVALDLALQCAPDHPWVARHPDWFTRLPDGSVAFAENPPKKYQDIYPLNFDDDPEGLYAEVLRVVELWIDHGVRVFRVDNPHTKPPDFWARLIAEVHRDRPDVLFLAEAFTRPARLYGLARLGFTQSYTYFTWRTDKAELEDFGRELAAHAHEARPNLFVNTPDILPRHLQEGGPATFAIRAALAALLSPTWGVYSGFELFEHEAVAPGSEEYRHSEKYELRPRDYAGARARGESLEPWLALLNRVRRAHPALWSLDGLAFHHVDNPALLAFSKRDPATGDTVLAVVTLDPDHPQEGTLTPDLAALGVPDDFTAHDEVTGQTWDWGARNYVRLDPTRAVAHVVAVKG
- a CDS encoding VOC family protein, translating into MKWSHVALNCRDLAATEDFYTRWFGFKRARFFDLGETSIVFLKSGDVYLELFGGAAVDAAGAPTLVERDGPDNVGAVRHLAFQVDDVDALLRQMGDDAQVNLGPVDFDSFIPGWRSAWLTDPDGVVVEVSQGYRDEL
- a CDS encoding SDR family NAD(P)-dependent oxidoreductase: MKDRTFLVTGATDGLGLDLARRLAATGADLIIHGRDEQRLANAARDVGGNARTYLADFADLDQVRDLAARLADDGARVDVLINNAGMGAGRRDDRRLENQAGHELRFAVNHLAPFLLTRLLLPLLSPAARIVTVASAGQSPIDFDDVMLHRGYEPLRAYRQSKLAQIATCFELAQRLDPAQATVNSLHPASLMGTKMVHETFGYTMSTVAEGSEATLRLALSDDLAGITGRYYDGVREARAHEQCYDPSARQRLWRLSSELVGLPAD
- a CDS encoding putative quinol monooxygenase, whose protein sequence is MTTSVKGITVPTFLLHITVKPEHQAEAVEVLAEIQRLSLVDEGCVDFVWLRHEEDGNKFTLFERWESQENLDDHLAKIIPVWEEFAHCLEGDPVSQSVRAVTELA
- a CDS encoding ester cyclase — encoded protein: MTTTDPLRVEEQNVLAIRTLNDVVNERRYDDMDELFAPGFTDNNPAWSVRDVAELKVLLAEAHEAMAFTSHHDLIYPAGDDKVVIHITFTGRFVKDFLGQRATGEPIAWTSIEVFRFEHGKIAERWVQADTAGLLRQLGVPLP
- a CDS encoding helix-turn-helix transcriptional regulator, coding for MTDHRKRELGAFLRARRERLKPQDVGLDTGGRRRTPGLRREEVAQLSGVGLTWYTWLEQGRDIPSSRQVIEALATTLRLDDDDRDHIFELAGLRAAEPRSPDGELPSLVQRVLDNLMPNPAYVFDQRLDILAWNAAQAMLWLDPAKVEPAERNLLWLIFTDPMVRSLLVDWESAAGSVLGQFRAAAGRNSSDHRYVEIADRLRRVSPEFGKRWDSYPVAEFDVEVNRLDHPKVGRIDLDLLHLRLVEHPTLTVVLQTPVGPVDSARIATLLDRYE
- a CDS encoding MFS transporter, giving the protein MADQTAAGPTPTGTVASDSASTTSTTTSTTDSTATGRRPNAGLVLLLLCLAEFMIALDFSITNVALPVIQAELGFTTSGLQWVISAYAITFGGFLMLGGRISDLYGRRRLFIIGLVAFALVSLVAGIAQDDVQLVLLRGAQGLAAAVVAPAALSLLTTSFPEGPERNRALGVYGAVLSFGFVSGVVLGGILTDVLNWRWVFFVNVPIGLGAALLAPKLIRESRGQESNRKLDVPGAVTITGSVISMVYALSTITQGGLGWLVSLVVSIVLFAAFLVIEQRSPHPLIPLKVVAQRVLLTANLINVLLIGSFVGIAYILTLYLQGIEGFTPLQTGLTFAVLGATAVVAGMAAGKVSGKLGSTATLVGGLLMQAVGTVALAVLPATGAIWWILVGMAVIGFGHVSAVVIVSISATSGVPDHQQGLAGGLLNTSQQLGAALGAAAFAAIAVGVTGGLLSEGTPLEQADPASLVAGFRYALIVAVVVSVVASVIGVTLTRKRAAA